The stretch of DNA AAAGCATTGAGCCATCCTGCATTGATCAACAGTTGAAGGTGACAGTGGGGGTATTGTGGTGTTGGATAAATTATCTTGGAAAACTTTGGATTTTTGAGTATTGTGTAAACCCCACATCCTACCAGAGCATTGTTGTATTGTATTCCAACGACCTCACCAGATCTCAAGCCGACAAAGCTCCTTTGGGACGTGGTGGAAGGGATGATTCATATCGTCAATGTGCAGCCGACAAATCTGCACAAACTGTGTGATGCTCTCTGGTCAATATAGATACCAATTGCTGTCGACAGGTTTTTCAATCTTGTTTAATCTATGCCAGAAAGAGTAAGAGTAAAGGTAAAAAGGGGGTCCAAAGTCGCTCCGTGAGCTACTGCACCTAGTGTTAGGAAACAGACTTTACTTTATCACTAAACTTTGTGCTGTCTTAATATCTGTATATTTGTTTACACCCTTACAAACTGTCATTGCATGGAGTCTAGGAAAACCTTTCTTAATCACAGCCAACACAAAAAAGCCGATTCCTCCTGTGAACACCTGAACTCTGTGTCGCACTTAAACAAACTACAGTCACACAACCTTTCTTTGATGTCAGACAACAATGACTTTTTCGGCCTGAGAACCGACGACAATAACGACTGTTCAAGCTGTTGTTTAggactttaaaagaaatgaaaaaaaaaatccggaAACCTGTTCCTGTGCCTGCTCTGCTGCATGACAAACACATTTGCTCACCGACACACACATACATCAATCAGCCTGGTGAGTCACCTTCAGGTTTTTTTGGTATCGTAGGACGACCACTGCACAAAGAAAGAATGAGAGACCTAAAAATAACAGCCATCATTCCTGTGGAATCTGCGGCTCATCCATGTTTGGCCAGCCTGCGGGAACAGGTTTCTGTGACCTTTCTGAGTCAAGCAGAACCCAGCTGCTGTGACCTGGTTAAGTGTGTGACCTCCTAGCGCGAGGAACTGGGCTGCAAAATGTAAAGAGAGACATTTCTGAAGTGGCAAGCTTCTGTTTGGAAGGAGGAGCTGTTAGAAAgtgcagacacacactcacacacacacccccacacacacacacccagagagGCCAGCTGGTGCGTTTCGGAGAACACTCAGCAAGCTTCTGCCGCAGCAACCGTACTTGTTCAACATCAAgcagtggagggaaaaaaaagagaactcttgcacaacacacacatgcagtcaCGCGTGTGTTCACACCCCGACAAAACACATCATTGTCCACGTTGCTAATCACTTCATATGCTGCCGTCTTCAGCAGTCTTCTTTACAGGAATGGTTTTGATCTGACTTTATATTCTGCTCTTCACCCTGCAATCTCCGGCTCTCACCCTCTGAAGCAATAGCCCATAGCTCACTTATTATATTTTCTCAAGAATGTTGCATCAGTTGAACACAGATTGCATATCATCTCTTCTCTCCTCAGTGGTATTTTGCAGTCATATTAACTTCAGATTGCTTACAGTTGGTGTTGTTTACCGAGCCACGGTGGCGCACTTTATATGTGAATGCTTATAGCCCAGCACTGCTGCAGTTTTATAGGGGTGAGTCATGTTCACATAACAAACAGGCCCTGCATGGGAAAATACTGTATCACAGGATGCAGAGTTAAGCCCGAATCCACCGTGTGTTTAGTCCACACCTGAGACTCCGCAGGGGCTTGGAAgttcaaaaattaaacaaagcacaccggcagcagaaaacaaaatgcaaggCAGACATCAACACTTTGAGTTCACACGTACGTTGTTATTTTTACAGTATGAATTGTGATTTCTATGAAGGACAGTAAGTCACAGTCCTTTGTTGAAGCTCCGCggctttcttttcttctcagtTCCTTCGAAACCAGTAAAGAATTTCAACAGGGACACTGCAGAGAGCTTTACGACAGCAGGAATGACCACTGACCTGTTGCCAGGGACTTTCTGTGTCATTACAAAAAGTAAATCACATCCTGTCCTCCTATGTGAGATGACATGGTGTGTTTAAAATTTTGTGGTTGCAGTTTTGTTGTGTGCTTTGTAAACCAGTATGGGTTTCCTTCTCATtgtgtgtttctctctttttttatcatGTGGTTTGATTCCCGTTTGAAAGGTTCCCAGTATGTTATTGGTTTTATGTGAAGTTGCGTGTGTTTCTGAATTGTTGTGCTTGCAAAATGTGGTGTTCGGTTTGCCTTTCTATTTTCTCTGCAGGCACCCTCGGCGGTGGTTTGGGGTGTGTTGATGTGCTGCATCTCAACATGGCGCTCAAGCAGCAATGTGACTGACAGGACGGCCCTGCAGAGGATAGTGAGGGGAACTGAgaaggattattattattattattattatccactCCCCACTGACTGCATAAGGCGAGAGATACAAAACGTTGCGTGGTGAGCTAAAACTCGAAGCTGGTTGTGTTTGTGCCTAacacgaaaaaaaaaagaagaaaacaagtacAACATGGCGATATAAGAGCAGAATATTACGAAACACCTGAGTCAGACAACAAGTTAGAGATGGTTAATTATTGTCTAGAGCCTGCTTAATGATGTAGGCATGATAAGGTTGACTGACACATGATCTCCTCATTCCTGGCAGCTGCTCCGGTTCTTGTTGTATCAGCGCAATCTCAGAAGTGAGCAGGAATGTGGAGACTCGCAGCGCCCTGTTAAAACTCCCTTTGCCTCATGCCCGCTTGGAGagcctttctttttctttcttttttttttaaatacataagcTGGAAGGTGACAGTGGGCAGAATCATCACACAAGACGGGCTGAGCTGGAGTCTGTGCTGTTACTGGATTGCTCAACGCTTGTGTCACCAGGAGGCTGGACTGGTCGGGCGGAGTGTTTGAGCTCAGAGCTCGACATCAGTGGAGCGCACTCACTCTCAACCTCTGTGAGTGAGGcggtctctttctctctctgtctctctctctttgtctgtctgtcttttccCTTCTTTCTCTGTCGGGGCTTTTGaggattggatttttttttcctctccctcctcacTGAAAGTAGCTCTGAAGCAGCACCCAGAGCAGGACGTTGGATTCACTGGTCTGAGAAGTCTCCGACGGGAAGAAATGGAGCGCACAGTTGGCATATTCTGCTAGGACGCATCTTGAACAAGTGgactccctctctctttctgaaTCTAATTTTGTCCTAAATGGTGAATCGGCCCTTCAGGATGAACTTGCAGTGCAGCAGCCCGGTGGCTCCCTGCATCCGCAGAGTCGCCCACAAGCGCCTGGACTCGGACGACCAGCCGCCGGCTAAATGCGCGAGGCTGAGCGCCGATTCGGGGGACCCGCAGGGACTCCTCGGCACGTCCCCCAGCTCCCCGGTCAGCCCCGCAGCCAACCCGGTCCCCGCCACCCACCAGGGACCGTCCAGGATAGGAGCGTTCCTGCTGCTGCCCCTGGCGGACCGGGAGAGCCTCCACGGCGCGATGAACACCGACACCGGCGATGAGCTGCTGTGCAAGGTATGCGCAATCCAGGCCattgtgcaatttttttttttcaatgaatgATGTTGCTCAATCGCCCGTCTGACATGTTATCCGTATTTAGCTTaccttttttttcagcaaatgtcaTTCTCACGCGAAATCTGTTGACACTTTGCGTAATAACGGCGGCGTTGCTtaatggtttaattttttttttgaagggcTTCTTGAGGCCAtttgatcagctgaaataaataacaaataaacagTCGCACGCCgacttgctttgtgttgtgGAAACGCACTCTCTGCCAGTCCTCAGCACCACAGCTCCATACTGTCTGTCAACTCGGCTTATTTGCATACACGTCATTGCAATCCGCCAGGCTgtgacaaacacacagaaatgcaAACATGTATGGGAAAGATGGAAAGCGATGATAGGGATGTGCCCAGATAAGGAAATATTCCTGAACTGCTCcacttttgtgtgtgtgttttttctccccctttttCCACTGTGCATAGAGTACAGTGGATGCATTTGGCTTTGttgtttaataaaagttaatcGCTTCATGCTTGAGTGACTCATTCGCAGAGACGCATCTAAAAAGTTTTGCAAGGGAGGAAGGGGGAAGCAAAATGGGGACCACTAAAAATTCATGCTGTTGCAAATGAAAAAGTTATGACAGAATCTACAGTTTCATGTTATCGTTGCACTTAAAACCtatctgctgtaaaaaaaaataaataaataaataaataaataaataaaaagagaacgACTAAgacatttaagtttttaatcaGACGTCTATGCAGAAATCAGCTGACTTGATGTGTtcaaacatatattttgttGCTTTCGTAGAATTTAGTGTCTTTGATCTTAAAATGCTATAACtctcagatattttttaatacaTGATCTTTTAATGAAGTGACTTATTCTGAAAGGGGGATcaggaaggagaaaaatgacagtacatagaaatagaaataaaggaAATTGTTTCAACTCATAGCAAATGAGTTTCCTTTTGACTCTtcaattctaagaaaaaaaaacattacgcAAGAGTTGGCTGTAATTTTAGCTAATGTATAAAGGTGTCCGGTGCTTCCATtagcccacagcatgatgacACTACTGCTTTTTTGTCACCCTTTTGTGAAACTCAGTAGAtatcctgtttgtttgtttttttaattcaccaCTATATTTGCATACCTCACACAATAACAATCCCACTCCCTCCACTTTTCTCTAACTTTCCACCCTGcatctctctccctcttcctcaTTCTCCAATCCCTCTGCCAGGTGTTTGATATGGGGGTGTACCAGGAGAAGATCAGAGCCTACGGCGTTCTGCCGCCTCACAGGAACGTGGCTGGCATCAGGGACATCATCCTGGGGGAGCGCAAGGCCTACGTCTTCCTGGACAAGGACTTTGGGGACATGCACACCCTTGTGAAGAGCTGCAGGCGACTGGACGAGGAGCAGGCCCGCAGACTGTTCCGGCAGGTGGTCCTGGCCGTGGCACACTGCCACCAGGCGGGTATCGTGCTGGGCGACCTCAAGCTGCGCAAGTTTGTCTTTGCGAATGAAAAAAGGTGAGATCAACTGAACAGGAAGCTGTTTTAAGATCAACTATGTGGGGAGATTAACAGGGCAGTTCAGCTATTAGAAAGGAAGCTCTGTTAGCA from Xiphophorus maculatus strain JP 163 A chromosome 13, X_maculatus-5.0-male, whole genome shotgun sequence encodes:
- the LOC102222342 gene encoding tribbles homolog 1-like, translating into MVNRPFRMNLQCSSPVAPCIRRVAHKRLDSDDQPPAKCARLSADSGDPQGLLGTSPSSPVSPAANPVPATHQGPSRIGAFLLLPLADRESLHGAMNTDTGDELLCKVFDMGVYQEKIRAYGVLPPHRNVAGIRDIILGERKAYVFLDKDFGDMHTLVKSCRRLDEEQARRLFRQVVLAVAHCHQAGIVLGDLKLRKFVFANEKRTHVRLESLEDCRILEDPNKDSMSDTHGCPAYVSPEILSGSTPYSGRMADMWSLGVMLYTMLVGRYPFHDPDPATLFSKIRRGQCCLPEGLSPKAKCLLQSLLRKEPSERLTAAELLAHPWFHLPLSPQDVASGEQEASSAEQTVPSFEVEENDDLFC